Part of the Nicotiana tabacum cultivar K326 chromosome 20, ASM71507v2, whole genome shotgun sequence genome, aaatcaccatacgaagttattagaatcattaaaacaccaatctaaagtcgtctacacaaaaatcAAATTCTGGTCAATATTTTTTAATGTGCATGTAGTCATAAAATTAAATATAGATggagtattttatttaaagggtgcatttattatttttgtacataAACTTTATATATAAAGATCCATATTAGGAGATAATAACGTGTTTAACCATGGGATGCATTCTTTAGATTTAACCTTAGATTTTAAATTGGACTCCACAATCTTTATTCTAAAactaaactaaaataaaacaaaCGAGATATTACTATAGACGAAAGAATCCAAACCTAAACAAATTACAAAGCAAAACACAAACAAATTACAAAGCAAATTAATTGTGAATTAAATAATGAAAGATTTATTTAGGTAAAATCTTACTATATTttgaattcctaaatattaggagaagCTACATagttttataaatatatatattaatcaaaatttagctaattttaaaatctaaaatagtagaaaaatgaCATAATTATAATTTTGTTCAATGTGAAATTTActttaaagagtaaaaatattttgttaagggGCTTCGATAGATAaatagatataaatataaatagatGTTTGATATAAATAGTAAGTACTTCCTAAAACTCTTTGATGCTACTATTTTCGGTGACTCGTATATAATgctgtattgtggtccgggcccgtgcctaaatgggccaaacgggcctggGCTTAGGCGGGCCGGGCTGAGGCGATCCCGAGTCAAATGGTCCCGGGCCTAACGGGCCAAATGAGTGAAACCAGCCCACTGCGGTCTTAAGACCACATGGTCCGGGGCTAAATGGGTCGGGCCCGCGGGCCTAAACGGGCTTTTTCGTTCCgggttatttttttaattttttttatctaaggcaatttcttgtaaactatatatgtatatactaatataaattgcttatatatagctatataaatatatatagtatatatagtatgtatatatacttatatattgccttatataatatatagcttatatatatatatatatatatatatatatatatatatatatatatatatatatatatatatatatatatatatatatatatatatatatatatatatatatatatatatatatatatatatatatatatatatatatatatatatatatatatatatatatatatatatatatatatatatatatatatagtgccttatatatagcttatatgtattagatatataatatatatactatatcaaatttaaacacaaaataaattgcaaagaaatattcaagagaatgtcttataatttttattattacgacattaacaaaaaatggcaatatctttcttagtcttcatccccccaatggaatgagcacaacaaggtactaataccaccattaaaagaaaaaaaaactaaggaagatgtgccaaaatacaagttacatattagtctatgtattatttctaacaaatctcataaatccttcaaggtccggaggaatttccgttggtggtggtggaaaagaagcttgttcatcaccacttccgggcgaagcagcatcctgcgcaagttccgttagcatttcttcataagcttcgtctatctccggttgtgattctgcaagtccaaaatttcttctttccgaacggatccaatctatGAAGAGTACTGAtatttccaagctctccctcatagacgctctatgatcaccgatttgaaatctcgcttgactgaaagcgctctccgatgTCACTATTGaagcttgaacacttaaaatatctcgagccatccttgaaagaaccggatagtgttttgtttgtccttccacGATTCCAAAACATCAAAGGAGCCAAcgggattctctgattcaagtccttgcgacaaataaacttgaagctcatttagttgtgacctatcaccaatattatcaccttgagaacctcggaactccgtccaagaactaagggcttttaggcccgcagttcttttagatgattgcgaactagacgaagtaggagttggaacatttggtctagcatgatctaaggcaagttgataagcattataaattatttgagcatttattttaattgaggcttttgcatctccaagtgtagcaaattcctcagctgaaagtgataaatcgttataaatttttgagtaccaaaagtgaggacctcctaatttcattgtaggatttaacactgtagcaacaccaaaaataaggggatagggaaaaaatattttttaaacttagctttcatagaattaatagctTGTTCATAAATtaccccaccctctgaaaattgagtaaataaatatgcaagtgctgcaatataaactaaacagttagaaatagtaagATAATATTACCGAGATAATTCATTTGTAGAAAcatgaaattgttctaaaaagtctacaagcattttaacattagtccaatcttgatttgtaaggtgctcatcatcatcatcatcatcatcatcacctacACGAGCATTATATGTTGCGcttattgggtttctatattcatatgcaacaactaaacttttatacatgtaattccatctagtcggacaaggtttaggaatttttctttctctaggccaaattcatcacattttttaaaataatctctaagtctacttctacggtttgaataaaaaagccaattaaaagccattttaacctttccaatttctacatttaaaactttcatatcatcaccgacgattaaatggtaaatGTGACAAAtatatctaacatgaaaaatattactaaatacaggatttagtgtagttgtaagcaagcctataacattagtgttactagaagcattatccattaaAACCGACATTATTTTATCCCTaatacaaaaatatctacaaatatctgcaactgtgttagcaataaacttacctgtgtggcgtgaattaattattctataagcaataatgcgcttttgcattatccactcctcatctatccaatgacttgtaacagttagataatcacagtcattaccacttctaccaatatcagtagtaatagcaatgcgacaatctatatgagtaaataaatagcgcaaatattgttcatattcatgtttatatttataaatatcactctttacggttgcgcgaggccatcctttataagtaggattaaaaattcttctaatataatgcacaaaatgagggttagaaggaaaactatagggtaagcacattcagtaaccatttttgccaattcttcacgatctttatttggatcataatataaaatgtcaccggtaacagtgttaattcccggttgaactagatttgaacctgtactagagTTAACCGTagtatctacacttgtcccctcttgcgcagctttcatttgaaaatatctagctttatctctagggtgtttcaatatgtgtctagtcaaactacccgtaccgctacggtctccagtatatttatgagccatcaaagacccacaagttttacacttagccttattttgttctcttagttgagtaaaaaaagtgccaaacaagagatgtttcgggcCGTTTAGAAGGTtttctattaaaagtaggggttactatgagggtcaagcagagcatcagttgggttattaacaggactagtaggcgtatcatctaaatccggttgcgtttcatctaaatcatcatttttctcatcattttcaaagatagtttgattaagataaagagcattcataacttcttcatttaattgttgacctggtgcaacatCATGACAAAATTGACTATTGGAAAATTGAAAataagggttatcactatcaagaataataggtggaggaggacgggtaacatgtctgggtcggggagccgggggaagagtagtagcttggcaactagattcaccaattttagattttcccttacccttaccaccaaatatttttttcaaagaaaagtccatattaattataattatactaaataaaacaaacaaaactataatattaaaacttaagagttggaacgagtttaccgaattgacgaacaacttcttgaaaattgaatatcgttgaagacttgaatacttcaattcaccaccttcacaatttttcacgaaattgcaattatagaagaaaattagacagagattgatgaatttgtgagtaaaaatgaaagaatgagggggtatttatggttgagaatagggaaaaagtgtaattataaaaagtttggggttaaaacaaagtttgggggtcaaatggctattttttaaagttCCAAACGGCTGAAAATTGAAGgccaacggctagattttaaaaatctgaccgttggccattttaaattttttttttttatataaaaaatagcTATTGGGCCCGTTTGGCCCGATTGAACCGGCCCATGCCCGCCTGCCAGTCCCGGACTAAACGGTCCCAGGTTCATGGGCTATTTGGTCAGAATCGGCCCGCTATGGACTTTTGCACCACTAGAGACCCGGCCTATTTGACCCGTTTGGCacgcgggcctgggccggtcccgggctagGCCGGCCAACAATACACCCTTACTCGTAGTAAGCGAATTCGGTGACCCCTTATCCAGTTTCATTGTTTGAGAAAAATGGTGGCAGTGTTCAATGTGTATGCACCGCTACCACTGTCGTCTTCCATTAGAAAAGTATCAAAATATCTTTTTCCTTGTCGCCCAATAATTCACACTCAacatttctcttcttcttcttcttcttcgttatCAATTTGTTATTTCCAAATTGTATCTTGTTATCCTCAGTCTTCTTCCCCAAGGACTCGCTTCAACTTCAATCCCTCTACCAAACTCTTTGTCAGTGGTCAGTTCTTTTTTACCTGTATATTTTTTGTTCCATTTTTACTTTTTTGTTGAAATAATTTCATTTTGTAGGACTCTCATTTCGTACAAGTGAAGAGAGCTTAAAAAATGCCTTCGACGACTTTGGGGAGCTCGTGGAAGGTGAAAATATCCCTTCTTTTCTATTCCAAGTTACCACTCATCATATACTAAATCTTGCTGTTGTACCGTCTGCTTACTTTGCTGTACCTTGCACTGAAATTGCTCTCCTATTCTACTCTGTGCTGACTTTGTTGTACCTTTGCTATGAAATTGCGAGCACTCATATGAcaattgttgctgttgtactctCTGCCAACTCAATTGTACCGTACAATAAAGTTGGTAAACGTTAACCACAGTTGAACACACACAATAGAGTAAAAATTGCAGCTAGcatattaatttattaaaattccTTAAACATATCTATTTGTAGTGAATTTGGTGATGGACAAAATTGCCAACAGACCAAGAGGATTTGCTTTCCTTCGTTATGCTACGGAGGAGGAATCACATAAAGCAATTGAGGGAATGCATGGGAAGGTAATTCTAGTCTTAAACCAACATTCATCCTTACCTAAATAGAATGTAACTCTGTCATAGACTAGAAGATATTGTTCACTAAAGAATATATtgtcatacaacaacaacaaaaaaaaaccagtataatcccacaagtggggtatggggagactttacccctaccttatgaaggtagagaggctaCTTCCGATAAACCCTCAGCTCAAAAGAATCTATTGGCATATATTGTAAAATCTTTTCTAAGTCGTCAAATGAATCATCTTAAGAAAAACAAAGCTTGTGCGCGTCGGAGTCGGCCCACAGGATGCCCGAATGAAAAACTCGTAAGTAACTAACGTTATTGTCTTGTACCACCTTGTCTTGCTTTGGAAATATAGCAAAGGTTCATTGAAACTAAGTAGTAGTAAATTTATGGAAAGCATTTGATGTTGCACTCTGaatgtgccaccgaaacttaaaggtaagttatATAGAGCGCTGgtcagaccgactatgttgtatgaggCGGAGTGTTAgccagtcaagaactctcatgtcCATAAGATAAAGGTGgctgagatgaggatgttgaggcgGATAAAGGGCATACCAGGTTAGATAAAACTAGAAATGAAGTTCGGATATGTGAAGGGGAGAGGCATTGATGCTctggtgaggaggtgtgagaggctgGAATTGGATGGCTAATGAAGAGGTAGAGACACGCCGAAGAactattggggagaggtgattaggcaaaaGATGACGTTGCTCCAGCTTATTGAGGACATGATCATGGATAGGAAAGGGTGGAGGTTTTAGAATAAAGGTTAAGGGTTAGGTAGTCGAGTGTTGTCATTGTTTGTAACAGTAGCTTTGATACACCACTTGGTGTTTTTCGTATTTTTTCGTATCCCTAGACTTCTGTTACTACTTGTTGTTGTCTTTGTTTCTGTTTTCTGATTGCACCATTACCTATTGCTAGTTTTGTATTTTCGCTTCGTTTGCCAGATCGGTTTGTTTGTTATTGCCCCTCCCTTTTCCCTTCCTAAGCTGAGGGTCTTCCAGAAATATCCTCCCTGCCTTCTTAAAGGCagaggtaaggtctgtgtacactctaccctccccacaCCCCACTTATGAGATTATATTGAGTTGTTGTTGTATTTGATGTTGCactcttttgtctttcttttgaaATCGAGGTAAGGTTTTAACATCAATTTGACTTTTTACAAAATTAAATCGGGTCAAACAAGGATGGGTATACGGGGAAGCGGCTGGTAAAAAGTGGTGAAGTTTTAATTGAGCCATGTGGCAGTATTAGGAGATAAAATATGTCATTAGAGATTATAATGATTTACCATTTGAACCAAGAGGAAAATTTGGCCCATTTTGGTAGCGGCAGGGTTATATTTGACCCGAACTATTAACTGAGGATAAATCTACACCATTTTGCATAGTTCATGGGACAAATGTGGACCTTTTCCTTATAATTATTCCTATCATTTTTATTGTCAAAGGTAACAAATATTTGTCATAGAACATTCTTTTTATCTCCAAGTTCTCAAACATGGAAAACCCTTCTAAGATAGTGCAACCTTAAAAGAGACTTATGGCCCTCAAACACTCTACAACAAAAACTACTACTATGccaaaatcccaaacaagttGGTGTCAGTCTCAAACAGTCTACTACTTTGTTCAAGTCCTTTTTGATGCTCTTTCACACACCTGATATTTAGCCTTTGAACAAGGGCATGAATTATGAGACACAAGCTTGGATTAAAACTTGGGAAAATGCATACGTTGCACCTTGAAGTTATCCCAATAAGTCAATTATACACTTAAACTTTGCGGGCGACCTTTTACCTCCTTATTCTTGTTTGAAGTGGAACTATGACCTTCTTAAGTGATGACACGGCAAAAATGTGATTTTCACCCACATCAGGCACGTGAAAACCTATAAATACGCCTAAATGATAAACTTCTCTGGCAACTAGGACCATTTAAAGTATGACAAGTGGAAGATAGGGTccatttattatttttccaactattaaaaagtaacaaaaaaaataatatgagaaaagagaaagaaataagtTTGACCTCttctcctccccccccccccaacccaaaCCTTTCTCTttgttcgagccgtggaagcaggcactaatgcttgcataagggtaggttgtctacatcacacctcTTGAGGGCACGCCCCTTCCCTAGACCCT contains:
- the LOC107821702 gene encoding organelle RRM domain-containing protein 6, chloroplastic, which translates into the protein MVAVFNVYAPLPLSSSIRKVSKYLFPCRPIIHTQHFSSSSSSSLSICYFQIVSCYPQSSSPRTRFNFNPSTKLFVSGLSFRTSEESLKNAFDDFGELVEVNLVMDKIANRPRGFAFLRYATEEESHKAIEGMHGKFLDGRVIFVEVAKPRSELCRITARQ